The sequence CAATGTCTGACGAGGCCTCCCGCACCCGGACGATTAACTCGATCATTTCCTGGGAGAGGGTGTGAAACCCGGTGAAGCGATCCATCTCTAGGGCGTCGAAGGTGGCTCCGGTGGCGTGGCTGCCGCCCCCCCGGTCAGAGGATGAAACCCCTAGGGCAAAGGCTTGACGGTTGGCAATTAAAGAGCTTTCCAGCAGCGATCGCTCGTAGAGGTCGCGCATCCGCTGGCCCACATCGTTGAGCTGTGACACCTGGTGTAGCAGGTTGTCGAGAAACTGCCGCAGACGCTCCTGGTCTTGCTCTAGGGAGTTGCGATTGACGACCAGTTCTCCCACCAGGTTGCTGAGGTTGTCGAGGTGGCCTACCGAAACCCGCATGGTTTGGTCGTTGGTATTGGTCGCCCGCCGGGGCGATCGCCGAGAGGTCTGCCCCGTCGCCCGCCGCGACCCAAGTGATGGAGCTGACCCGCCTAGCTGGTCAGCTTCTTCCAAGAGCTTTTCCAAATCACCAAATTCATCGTCACCGACTGGAGCGATCGCGCTATCCTCGGGCGGCCTCGGGGGTGAGGTGCGGCTTCTCATCCGCTCAGCGCTCAGATCGCTGCTACTGGAGAACCCTTCCCCCAGCAGCGCCTCTAGGTCGTCAAAGTCATCGTCGTCCAGTGCTTGAGAGGCAGATGCAAGTCCATGACTAGCTCCGTTTTCGAGATTATTTTGCTTGTCCTTAGCTACCTCCGGCACTGCTGGAGCTTCGTCCTCGGAACCCTCCATCAGAGGATCTAGAGTAAAACTGTCTGCCTGGTTTGCATCATCAGTTCCAGCCCCATCGAGCAAGCTGTCCAAGTCATCGAAACCAGCGTCATCAAAGTCACTGTCATCCTCCCAGAAGCTACTGCCATCGGCAGCGGTGACATCAGCCGTAGGAGTACCAAGGTCGTCTCCCCAATCCTCTACCGGAGCATCGAAACTAACATCTGCCTGGGCTTCAGACCTCTCAGGGGGATCGGCTGACTCCAGCGTTTGTTCTACCGAACTGTTTCCTAGAATCAATTCCCCAAAGGGGTCGTCCTCTAAAGGATCTGTTGCTGCGAAAAAGTTGCCAGTCGCTTCACCAAAAGCACTAGCACTCTCCGCTAGATCGGGATCTAGGGTATTGGAGGACGTCAAACTGTCTGCGAATAAGCCATGATCGGCCCCAACGGCAGGACCATCTGAGCTATCGGGGGCGAGCTCAAGGGTGAGTTCGGGCATGGCTTGGGCGTCATCATTGGCAAAAAAGTCGCCCTCAAAGTCGCCCTCGCCCTCAACGTCGTTCTCCTGAAGCGATGCAAAGAATCCATCCAGCTCGTCTGCGGTGACGGCATTGGTGGTCGCGGTGTCGGCCTCACTCAGATTAAAGAAATCATCGCCTTCGGGCACTGTAGGCCTCTCTGCCGAAGCCACAGGTAGCGGCTGATCGACAAGAAAATCAGCCAAGGGATCCGTAGTGACTTCAGCTTTTGCCTCTGCCCACGGTGCTGGCGCGTCAGCCATTAGCTCTGTCAAGGGAGCGGAGGGGGTGGCTGGGGTATGAGGGCGATCGCCCCCGCTCGTCATCTCCAGCTCCAAGTCGAGATCGTCAGCCGGTGCCGACGGTGGCCCAGCATCTAAATCGTAACCAAACAGACTGGCCATATCATCGCTGGCCTGGGCATCAGAATTGCCATCGTCACCATCGGCAGCCAGTAAATCGGCAAACTCTGCGTCTAAGTCTTCAGGTGTGTCGGCGTCATCGAGATCTAAATCATTCAGGGATACGTCAGAGAGGTCGTCTTCCCAAATACCATCTAGACCGTCAGTCACTCCTTCAAACAGATCAGCTAGGCTATTGAGCTCGGCGGCTCCCACTTCTGGCCCTATGCTGCCAATCGACCGCTGGGGCACAGTCGGTTCAGTCGGTAAAGGTTCGTCTAACTGGCCAAATACCGACTCTAGGCTAGTATCAGTGATATTGTCGCTATCGACTAAATCTAGCTGTTCTAGCCAGCTGTCGGCATTGGTCAAGGCCAGGTCGTCAACCCCACCCTCTTCTGCGGACGCAAAGAGATCGGCTAGATCGGTTTCTCCAGAGTCATCGTTAAGGGCCTCGGCCAGCAGCGCGTCAAGGGCAGAGTCGTCGCTAATGGGTGGGGCAACGGGGATGGGTAGCAGGTCTTGCAGAGTGGTAGACGCACTAACCTGGCTGGTGGCCCCAGCCAGCACTTGGTCTTGGGCCTGCTTCAGGTCTCTAATGACTACCGGGGCTAGGGTACGGTAGGTTTGCTGCGAGTTTGTAATTGCCCCTTCAACAACCTGGGTTAGGGCACACCATGCATTCAGCTCAAACTGTTCGCCAATGCTGTGCAGGCGGTGACAGATCCGTCTCAACTCCTGACGGGAACTGCCATTGTCGGGTTGCTTAAAGGCAGCCAGCATATCCCGCAGCAGTGCGGGAATATCACTGCGAAATACCAGCTGAAGGGCGCTGGTTTCGGGGTGGGGCGTGACCACTGCCGGACGAGGCGGAGCGACCGGAGCAACCGGAGCGGTGGCTGGAGCTGCGGCTACTAACGCGTCGATATGGGCTTCGGCCTGGGCAAAAATAGGCTCTAGGGGAGCCATGATCTCTTGAGCCTGGTCGTTGGTCAGGCCAAAGGGGCTTTGCAACTGCTCTAGCTGCTCTTGCAGCCCGTCAAAAATTTGCAGCAGCATGGTCTCCAAGTCGCGATCGGGGCGCATGGGCGACTCTTTCATCACTTTGAAAAAGTCTTCCATGCGGTGGCTGGTGCGCTGAATGCTGTTCAGCCCCAGCATGGCCGCTCCCCCTTTCACCGAGTGGGCCGCCCGAAACACCTCATTCATCATCTCGGGGTCGTCGACGGTAGCCGCCAGGTTCAATAACCCCTGCTCGATGGTGTTGAGATGATCCTTGGCTTCTTCGATGAAGTACCCCAAGATTCGTTTTTGATCTTCAGGCGACATGACGATTCCCCTCTGAACACTTTTCTACCGTGACCAGTTCACTCCCGTTTGCTAACTCCACCTAGTTATCTTTGTTCACCTTAAAGCGCTCCACTGATGTGAGTAGGTCGCGAGCCACTCCTACTAGGTTTTGCAGTGACCCCGACACCCGTTGGGCCTCCTGGGAGGTTTCCTGAGCGGTGAGTTCTACCGATTGCATCACCTGGGCCACCGCGCGTGACGTCTCGGTTTGTTCCACGGTATCAGCGGTGATCGATCGCACCAGCACGTCAATGCGGTTTGACACTTGAATAATGTCTTCGAGCGATCGCTTCGCCTGTTCCGCCAGGCGGGTGCCTTCAATCACCTGCTGCGTGCCCTCTTCCATCGCGGTCATGACCCCGCCCGTCTCACTTTGAATTTGCAGCACAATCTGCTCAATTTCCTTCGAGGCCTTCGCGGCTCGGTCAGCTAGTTGCCGCACTTCGTCCGCCACGATGGCAAAGCCTCGCCCTGCTTCCCCAGCTCGGGCTGCCTCAATACTGGCGTTGAGGGCCAACAGGTTCGTACGGGAAGCAATCTGTGAAATCAACGCCACAATTTTAGAAATCTCTTGGGACGACTCCGCCAGACGCTTCACCTTGCGGGTCGTTTCCGCCACCGTTTCGCGAATCTCTAGAATCCCCGCCACTGTGCGCTCTACCGACTCGCCGCCCTTGAGCGCCGTAGACGATGCCGTCCGCGCCACTTCCTCTGCCTCGCGAGCGCTCTCGGCCACCCGCTGAATCGAGTCGGTCATCACCTGTACCGAGTTCAGCGTCACTGCTAATTCCTCGGCCTGGCGCAAGGCGTCTGCCGATAGGCTGCGGGCAAAAATCTCGTTTTCGGTAGAGCCTTTGCTGACCTGGCGAGCGGCCACACTCACCTGTTCTACAATTTCCCGCAGGTTTTGAATGGTGAGGTTGAACGAGTCGGCGACAGCCCCCAGCACGTCGGCGGTGACCTCCGCCTGTACGGTTAGGTCGCCTCGTGCCGCGCCCTCTACGTCATCTAGCAGGCGAATAACCTGGCGCTGTAAGTCTTCTTTGGCCTGCTCCTGCTCTTGGGCTTTGCGCTGGGCCTCACTGGTGGTGGTTAAAATCACCCGCGACATTTTGTTAAAGCTGCTGGCCAGACGACCAAACTCATCTTCGGTGAAGACCGTGGCTCGGGCAGTCAAGTTGCCCTGAATGACGGTGTCAAACTGATGCTGTAGATCATCGACGCTCTTTTTCATCTGGCGGTTGGCCAGGTGGCTCGCTCCGAAGGCTGCGCCAAATCCAGCAACGCCACCGGCTAAAGCCATGGCCGCGTGTACATCCTTAGGCATCGACTGACCCGGCCGCAGGGTAGAGGCGGCAAAGTTAATCACTCCGACCGCCAAGGCCGAAGCGACTCCAGCGGCGATCGCCACGATAATTTCTTTATGGGGCAAAGGAGCATTGTCTAAAAAGCCCAGCCAGTCTTGCTCAGCCGACACCGCCTCTACCTCATGACTGTCGCCCTGGGTAAAGACCGGCAGGCTATCGGTAGCCCCGGCAATACTAAAGATATCGTCATCGCTAATCGCCGCCTGATCGCCCATATCACTCAGGTCAAAGGCTGAAGTGCCGTTGCTGTAACCGCCGTTATCATCGGTAGAACTAAGGCCTGAAGTACCCACGGACGGGGTAGTAAAGCCGGCGGAGCTATCTGACAGCTCAAAGTCAGGCAAGTTACCAAGATCGTCAAAATCGCTAAATTCGTCTAGAAAATCGACGTTGCTGCTGGGCTGGACACTGTCGTCTAGCTCTAGCGCCGATGGGTAGCCATTTTCGGCGTAGGCGTCGTAGTCGGCGATACTATCGCTGGCGGTATCCAAATCATCGGTCAGTAGATCGGGCTCAGGGGCAAAGACGGTCATATCGTCGCCACCATCGTCGGCTGGGGGCCAGTCTTGATCAAACGACTGGGAGGCTAGGCCGCCGCCATAGAGGTCCTCGCCATGGAGGACTGTCCCGCCAAAGGGGTCATCACTATCATCGACAATTTCTAAGGAGTCAAAGGGGGGATCGTCATCGAAGGTGATGTCGCTAAGGCCGTTTTGTCCGGCTGCCCAGCGATTGTTCTGCGCCGCGTCGCTCCCAAAGTTATCCTCTGTGCCTATACCTGGTGTGCCGAAGGGGTCACGAGAACTGCTAGAAAAGGGATCGGCTAGACCCGCGCCAGTTTCGGCGATGGAGGCAGGAAAATCGTCCTCTAGGCTGAAGTCGTCCAGCTCGAGATGGCTGTCTGATAGGTCGGCGTCGCTCATTGGCCCAAGACCACTTTCTAAATCCATCGACAGCGAAGTACCCGCGTCGAAGAAGGTTTCTCCTGCATCAGTTTCGTAGTCTACGGCTGAGCCATTGGCTGCGAACTGGTTGGCATAATCAAGCCCATTGCTGGCATAGTCAACGTACTCCGGCTCGGAGGTGAGGTCGAGCACCGCGCTGTATTGAGCCGCTGCCACCTCGTACTGCTGCAAGCCATAGCAGTAGATGTGGCCTCGCAGCAGCAGCACACTGGGGTCTTCGGGGTAATCGGTAGCGAGCTGATCGATAACCGCCGCGGCCTCTGGATAGTTGCCCTGTACGTAGGCTCGTTCTGCTTTTTGATAGGCTTGAGAGTAATCGATGCCTGAAGCCATGGTCTTCTCCTGCCGGTGCAAGTGTCCTAAGGGGGTGAGGATGGGCTAGGCCCTAGGTGGCCCAGCGAGCTGAGCGAATGACAGCAACGTGGTCGAGCAACCTGAGAGTCTTATTCTCTTCGGCGTCAATGACCCATTCACCGCGCAAAAACGGGGCCATGGTGTCTGGGCTGCTGTCTGATGCCTGGGTTTTGTCAGGGTTGAGCCAGCGAGTGCCCACAATTCGGTTGACGGCCAACCCTAACATAGTTCCCTGGTCTTCGATGGCAATGACCGAAATCTCTGGGCGATCGGTGTTCAGAATGGCAGAATAGCCGAGAAACTGACCCAGATCGGCCACCCATACTACCCGCCCCTGCTCGTTGAGAGTACCCAGCAGCAGGTGGGAAACGTTAGGAATCGGTGTGATGCGATCGGGGGGTTGCTCAATAATGCGACGAATGCCGGTGGCGGGTAGAGCAAACTCGTCTTCGGCTGTGACAAAAAAACGCAGAAATAATTCGCCGTCAGGTGTTTCCAGTTCTTGCAGCTCTGGATCTTGGTCTTGTCCGGTCTGGGTGAGAAAGTCAGGATTGCCTACCATAGCCCTCTTAGATTATCCCCTCAGTAATTGCTTGACCGTACCTACTAGCTCGGTCGGCTGAAACGGTTTGGCAATGTAAGCGTCTGCCCCCTGCTTCATACCCCAGTAGCGATCAAACTCTTCGCCCTTGGATGAACACATGACTATCGGCACGTTCTGGGTAGAGGGATCGGCTTTGATGCGACGGCAAAGCTCGTAGCCATTCATGCGGGGCATAACAATGTCAAGCACAACCATATCGGGGCGCTGGTTTTTCATCTGTTCTAGGGCTTCCATGCCATCGCTGGCGACGGTTACCGTCAGGCCAACCCCTCGCAGTAGCTTTGTAATCATTTCCCGCTGGGGAACGCTATCTTCTACCACCAGAACTGTACTCATAGGTTGATTTAAGAAGGCCTGCTCAATGGCCAGAGACGTACCGGCAGATAGCATCGCTAGGGGTTAGAGGTGCAAATTGTCTGTCTTTCTAGGGACAGTGACTGCCACGCAAAGTCCTGTGACTCTAACGTACCCTCAAACGCAAACTCTGCCGTAGGTTGAGACAAATTAACCAACCTGATTGTTTAGATTATGGCGAATCTTATCGAAATTGATCCAAAACCGTTTCTAATCTAAGGAATGTTACCGAGGCAGGGAGGCTTCACTGAAGTCAATGTCAAACTCATCTTCGATGGCTTCAGCCAGTAGCGTGTCGGGGCGGGGGCGGTTGCGATCGCCCGGGCCAACATATTTCTCAACTAGGGCCAGTAGTTCGCCAGAGCCAAAGGGTTTGGTAAGGTAGTCAGTCGCTCCTACCATTCTGGCCTTGACTCGGTCTAAAAATCCGTCTTTGCCCGTCAGCATGACAATCGGGGTCTGCCGAAAGGCACTGGAGTGCCGCAGCATAGCGCACAGCTCGTAACCATCCAGCTCGGGCATGGTAATGTCGCAGAGAATCAGGTTGGGCTGGAGCTGAAACAACAGCCCCAGAGCCTTAAGCGGGTTGCCAATGGAGGTGGCTTCGTAGCCCTGGCCATCCAAAATTTTCTCTACCGACTGGCGCACAGTGGTGCTGTCATCGACACAGACAATTCGGGGTAAACGGTTTGGATCGGGGCGTTGGCTGTTTAGGGCCGGGCTTGCCTCCGTTGAGTTGTATACGAGGCTAATCTGACCCTGTTGAATGGCGGGTACCAGGCTGCGAGCCACGCTCAGCAGATCGCGACTCAGATAGCGAGCAATTCGCCGAATTGACGTTTTGCCGTCCATCCAGGTGACCATACGGCGGTAGACCTGATCAGATACACTGGCGCGAAAAGCCTCAGGCGCTAGCAGCACCGGGCATTGGTCGGGAGATTGCAGGTGAGGGTGCAGCTGATGCCAGGTTTGAATTTGCTGGGTTAGCCCAGCCACCAAGTTACTAATCGTGTGAGTCATCAGCTGAGGACTGAGGGCTGAGCTGAGCTGAAAGACAAAGGCCCCATGGTGTAGGCTCAGCAAGTCGAATAGGGTTTCGTGAACCATATGGCTGAGAATGGTTCGCCCTTGGTCGGGGGTGATGACGTGTTGCTCTAGCAAAGCCCACAGGGTGCCGTATTCGAGAGAGTTAAAGGCGGCGATCGCAGCAGTAGTCGTGGGATCAGGCAATGCCTTATCAATGCCGTAGCGGTGTAAATGGTCCCGTAGGCGATCGAGTTTGTTGTCGGTGGTGCCAGCATAAACAAGCTGACCGTTGGCCAAAAACACAATCCAAGACGGGGGATCACTCACCATCAAAGCGCCGTCAAAGGGCTGTCCGAGGGGCTGATTGCTATTGCTGCCGTAGCTCTCCAAGTAAAGCTCGCCAGTGCGCTGCCCCAGTTCGATGAGCTGCAAGATGCTGCGAATATCAATTTCTGACAAATAACCCTGCATGAAGCAACCCAAGGATGGGAACAACACCTGATTAACCAGGCATGGCGGAAAAACGCCAGCTTGGCTCAGAATGCCCTAACTAGAAACTTAATCCTACCCCTTTGTCTAATGAGCTTCACACATGCCCCTGTCATGGGCGGCCGGCCTGACCCTTGAAGCTACGGGGGCTAGGGCTTTAATCCTTTGCATCTGCTCCCAGTATAAAGCGCACAATTGATGATTTTTGGGCCAAGGCGCTATCACCGCCTGCTCGACCTTAGGGCTGCTTGGGCACTATCAAGATTAAGTGTAGCGGCGTGCCGCTGCGAAGGCTCTAGGGTTAAGCCATGGCTACCCCCAAAACTGCCGCTGTCCCATAAAAATTAGCTAAGATGCCAAATAGCTTTGGCAGCAAAACTAAACATACAATTGGGGGCAATGGCTTGAAATAGTCAACTGTTGGCAGTAGTCGCGCAAGGGGTAGCAGCGTAATTGCCTGGGGGTATTCATTAGCACTTTGTATAGCCCTGTGCCCTGATCGCTTGGCACAACTCAACTCCTTCATATGGAAGGTGGGCTAAGAAGGCGTCAGAAACCCTAGTTTAAGACTAGGATAGGCAGTAGATTAGTGTGTGAGCTCAGTCCTTGAGATTCAAGCTCTGGCCCCTTGAGAGTTGGTAGCTTGTCATCTAGGGCACATTTGTTAGGTCCTTAAATGGTTTAAGTAATCTAGCCAGTGAGCTGATCTACAGCGCCTAGCCTGTCGGGCGAAACATCATTTAAAAATGAGGTCAAGCGACTTTCTCTTGCTCGTGCCTTATTCATCTTGTTGACCGCTGACCCCGCTAACTTCACTCTCTAGCCGTTTTAACCCCTAAAGTTGACCTTCTAAGCCACGAGGACCACCAGCGTGCTGTACCTAGCAGAAGTCCAAAAAAAGACCGGATTTATCGGCAGCGGCAAGCCTGAATTTAAGCTGTTGGCCTGCCAGCGTAGTGAAAATAGCTGGAGTGCTGTGACGGGTGACGAAAGTCTCACCGCTCCTGACGATGCTTCCTACAATGCCGGTGCCCTGGTGATGGTAGAAGTAAGCGGCAACCGCCAGATACAGCGTCACTATGAAGCTGGACGCACGCTTACCAGCATTTTGCAGAATTTTTCTAACCTAAGCAAGAAATCTAAAACTCAGGAAGAAGAAATTGAGCAGTGGAAGCAGTCGCTGACCTTTCAAAGTCAGGAGCTGAACCGACGTGAGCTAGATTTAGAAGCCCGCCAGGAGCAAGTTGAGCAGGCTGAAGCAGACGTTGAGCAGCTCGACGCCCAACGTCAGGAACTAGAGCAACTCCGCCAAGCCCTAGAGCAGCAGCAGGAGGAGTTAACCCGTAAAAACCAGGACTTAGAAGGAGCATGGGCTCACCTGAATGGCGAAATGCGCCGCCTAGAAGAACAGCGGGCTGAGACCAATCCAGTGGCTGGCCTGGATCCAAGCCAGGTGGCTAATCTTCAGGGAGCGCTCAATCGTCTCACCGAGGCTGTTATGCCCGTTGAGGCGCTGCGGGAACCGCTCACTCACGCAACTGATGGTTTGAACTATCATCAGGGGCTGCTGGGCGACTATCGGCAATCTCTTGAAGATCAGCGTCAGGGTTTAGAGCAGCGTCAGCAGGAGCTAGATCAGCAGGCTGGCCAGCTAAAACAGCGCTGGGCCGATTGGCGCCAGGCCGAAGCCCAATTGGTGGCCAAACGAGAAGATTTGAAGCTTCGGCAGCAGGTGATTAAGAGCCATCAAGATCAGGTTCAGGCGCTGTCGATTACCCTACAAGCCCAGGGTAACCTGCACCAAAAAATTTATGATTTGCTCAACACAACCGACAAGGTGCGGTTGAGCAAAAAGGTAAATGTAGCGGCTCTAGAGGCGATGGATCTAGAGCAACTCCAAACGATGGTCAGGGACTTGGAAACAGATTTGGAGAAAATGTCGCACTTTGTCTCTGATCAAGAAGAAGAGCTGACTCTGGAGCAGCAGGCCCTAGAAGAGATTCAGGCCAAAATGGAACAGGCTAGTGAGTTCGATCGCCTTCAGTTGGGTACAGAACTGGCTGAGGAGGAAGACCGCTACCAAATGCTCAATGCAACTCTGGTGGGACAGCGCCGCAACTTAATTGAGCGGGAAGAGGTGCTGAGCCAACACCAGGCGGTACTGCGGCGACGTCAGGGCCTAGCGGTGGAAGAAACTCCGGTCAGCGCCATTGATCTAGAACCGTTGCTCAACACCATTGATCTTCAGCGTCAGCAGACCACAGATACTATTCAGGCCTTAGAAGCGGAGATCAATCAAATTCAAACAGCTGTTAGCCAGCTCAAAAAAGACATTGAGAGCAGTGAGGTGGCTTTGGCTACCCAACGTACCGAGGTTGAGTCTTTTGAGGCTGATCTGCACCAGCAGCATCGAGATTTGGCGGGGCTCATGGGTAAGGTCGCGGTGTGCGAAGAGTTGATCAACCCGGCGCAGGAAAGCGTCAACGGTTTGCGGCAGTCCTTAGACAACTTAGCCGGTGCCGTGACCAAGCTTCAGGAAGTGAACGATTATCAACTCCAGGCGATCGCCGAACTTAGACAGACTGTAGT is a genomic window of Nodosilinea sp. E11 containing:
- a CDS encoding response regulator — protein: MSPEDQKRILGYFIEEAKDHLNTIEQGLLNLAATVDDPEMMNEVFRAAHSVKGGAAMLGLNSIQRTSHRMEDFFKVMKESPMRPDRDLETMLLQIFDGLQEQLEQLQSPFGLTNDQAQEIMAPLEPIFAQAEAHIDALVAAAPATAPVAPVAPPRPAVVTPHPETSALQLVFRSDIPALLRDMLAAFKQPDNGSSRQELRRICHRLHSIGEQFELNAWCALTQVVEGAITNSQQTYRTLAPVVIRDLKQAQDQVLAGATSQVSASTTLQDLLPIPVAPPISDDSALDALLAEALNDDSGETDLADLFASAEEGGVDDLALTNADSWLEQLDLVDSDNITDTSLESVFGQLDEPLPTEPTVPQRSIGSIGPEVGAAELNSLADLFEGVTDGLDGIWEDDLSDVSLNDLDLDDADTPEDLDAEFADLLAADGDDGNSDAQASDDMASLFGYDLDAGPPSAPADDLDLELEMTSGGDRPHTPATPSAPLTELMADAPAPWAEAKAEVTTDPLADFLVDQPLPVASAERPTVPEGDDFFNLSEADTATTNAVTADELDGFFASLQENDVEGEGDFEGDFFANDDAQAMPELTLELAPDSSDGPAVGADHGLFADSLTSSNTLDPDLAESASAFGEATGNFFAATDPLEDDPFGELILGNSSVEQTLESADPPERSEAQADVSFDAPVEDWGDDLGTPTADVTAADGSSFWEDDSDFDDAGFDDLDSLLDGAGTDDANQADSFTLDPLMEGSEDEAPAVPEVAKDKQNNLENGASHGLASASQALDDDDFDDLEALLGEGFSSSSDLSAERMRSRTSPPRPPEDSAIAPVGDDEFGDLEKLLEEADQLGGSAPSLGSRRATGQTSRRSPRRATNTNDQTMRVSVGHLDNLSNLVGELVVNRNSLEQDQERLRQFLDNLLHQVSQLNDVGQRMRDLYERSLLESSLIANRQAFALGVSSSDRGGGSHATGATFDALEMDRFTGFHTLSQEMIELIVRVREASSDIEFTIDSTDQIARQFRQVTTQLQEGLNKARMVPFGQTADRLPRAVRDISLKCGKEAQLVVEGRDTLIDKMILERLYDPMTHLVNNAITHGIETPEERMATGKPREGIITVRAFYQGNQTVIYIADNGGGINPAVVKAKALKQGVITPAEAQTMTEIEVYDLLFLPGFSTRDQADDFSGRGVGMDVVRTALSDIRGSITIESEVGKGTSFTIRLPLTLSITKALSCVNNQARIAFPMDGVEDMFDVPKERIQTDDQGHACILWRDTLLPFRPLSELLRFNRSLGRGRVYGGPQDEDVVSMVVLRSASTFIALQVDQVIGEQEIVIKQLEGPVPKPIGIAGATVLGDGRVMPIADVLELIDLASGRLRRDASTSLWAQTVDEEPIEVVAHTDPTVLIVDDSITVRELLSMSFNKVGYRVEQARDGQEAWEKLRSGLPCDLVFCDIEMPRMDGLELLSRMQKDSALSQIPTAMLTSRGADRHRQMAVDLGAKGYFTKPYLEEMLLDAAKRMLNGENMVPKKVE
- a CDS encoding methyl-accepting chemotaxis protein, encoding MASGIDYSQAYQKAERAYVQGNYPEAAAVIDQLATDYPEDPSVLLLRGHIYCYGLQQYEVAAAQYSAVLDLTSEPEYVDYASNGLDYANQFAANGSAVDYETDAGETFFDAGTSLSMDLESGLGPMSDADLSDSHLELDDFSLEDDFPASIAETGAGLADPFSSSSRDPFGTPGIGTEDNFGSDAAQNNRWAAGQNGLSDITFDDDPPFDSLEIVDDSDDPFGGTVLHGEDLYGGGLASQSFDQDWPPADDGGDDMTVFAPEPDLLTDDLDTASDSIADYDAYAENGYPSALELDDSVQPSSNVDFLDEFSDFDDLGNLPDFELSDSSAGFTTPSVGTSGLSSTDDNGGYSNGTSAFDLSDMGDQAAISDDDIFSIAGATDSLPVFTQGDSHEVEAVSAEQDWLGFLDNAPLPHKEIIVAIAAGVASALAVGVINFAASTLRPGQSMPKDVHAAMALAGGVAGFGAAFGASHLANRQMKKSVDDLQHQFDTVIQGNLTARATVFTEDEFGRLASSFNKMSRVILTTTSEAQRKAQEQEQAKEDLQRQVIRLLDDVEGAARGDLTVQAEVTADVLGAVADSFNLTIQNLREIVEQVSVAARQVSKGSTENEIFARSLSADALRQAEELAVTLNSVQVMTDSIQRVAESAREAEEVARTASSTALKGGESVERTVAGILEIRETVAETTRKVKRLAESSQEISKIVALISQIASRTNLLALNASIEAARAGEAGRGFAIVADEVRQLADRAAKASKEIEQIVLQIQSETGGVMTAMEEGTQQVIEGTRLAEQAKRSLEDIIQVSNRIDVLVRSITADTVEQTETSRAVAQVMQSVELTAQETSQEAQRVSGSLQNLVGVARDLLTSVERFKVNKDN
- a CDS encoding chemotaxis protein CheW, giving the protein MVGNPDFLTQTGQDQDPELQELETPDGELFLRFFVTAEDEFALPATGIRRIIEQPPDRITPIPNVSHLLLGTLNEQGRVVWVADLGQFLGYSAILNTDRPEISVIAIEDQGTMLGLAVNRIVGTRWLNPDKTQASDSSPDTMAPFLRGEWVIDAEENKTLRLLDHVAVIRSARWAT
- a CDS encoding response regulator transcription factor gives rise to the protein MSTVLVVEDSVPQREMITKLLRGVGLTVTVASDGMEALEQMKNQRPDMVVLDIVMPRMNGYELCRRIKADPSTQNVPIVMCSSKGEEFDRYWGMKQGADAYIAKPFQPTELVGTVKQLLRG
- a CDS encoding response regulator encodes the protein MQGYLSEIDIRSILQLIELGQRTGELYLESYGSNSNQPLGQPFDGALMVSDPPSWIVFLANGQLVYAGTTDNKLDRLRDHLHRYGIDKALPDPTTTAAIAAFNSLEYGTLWALLEQHVITPDQGRTILSHMVHETLFDLLSLHHGAFVFQLSSALSPQLMTHTISNLVAGLTQQIQTWHQLHPHLQSPDQCPVLLAPEAFRASVSDQVYRRMVTWMDGKTSIRRIARYLSRDLLSVARSLVPAIQQGQISLVYNSTEASPALNSQRPDPNRLPRIVCVDDSTTVRQSVEKILDGQGYEATSIGNPLKALGLLFQLQPNLILCDITMPELDGYELCAMLRHSSAFRQTPIVMLTGKDGFLDRVKARMVGATDYLTKPFGSGELLALVEKYVGPGDRNRPRPDTLLAEAIEDEFDIDFSEASLPR
- the hmpF gene encoding pilus motility taxis protein HmpF, which codes for MLYLAEVQKKTGFIGSGKPEFKLLACQRSENSWSAVTGDESLTAPDDASYNAGALVMVEVSGNRQIQRHYEAGRTLTSILQNFSNLSKKSKTQEEEIEQWKQSLTFQSQELNRRELDLEARQEQVEQAEADVEQLDAQRQELEQLRQALEQQQEELTRKNQDLEGAWAHLNGEMRRLEEQRAETNPVAGLDPSQVANLQGALNRLTEAVMPVEALREPLTHATDGLNYHQGLLGDYRQSLEDQRQGLEQRQQELDQQAGQLKQRWADWRQAEAQLVAKREDLKLRQQVIKSHQDQVQALSITLQAQGNLHQKIYDLLNTTDKVRLSKKVNVAALEAMDLEQLQTMVRDLETDLEKMSHFVSDQEEELTLEQQALEEIQAKMEQASEFDRLQLGTELAEEEDRYQMLNATLVGQRRNLIEREEVLSQHQAVLRRRQGLAVEETPVSAIDLEPLLNTIDLQRQQTTDTIQALEAEINQIQTAVSQLKKDIESSEVALATQRTEVESFEADLHQQHRDLAGLMGKVAVCEELINPAQESVNGLRQSLDNLAGAVTKLQEVNDYQLQAIAELRQTVVSVGAPQMAAS